One genomic segment of Pedobacter endophyticus includes these proteins:
- a CDS encoding four helix bundle protein, producing the protein MGAVNFKETILYKKAFEQAMRIFEMSKSFPREEKYSLTDQIRRSSKSVCANLAAAYRKKKYSAHFTSKLTDCDAENSETSVWVGFTLACEYIKQTQFDKLNALNNKVGRLMHHIINNPDRY; encoded by the coding sequence ATGGGTGCAGTAAATTTTAAAGAAACCATTTTATATAAGAAAGCCTTTGAACAGGCTATGAGAATTTTTGAGATGAGTAAATCTTTTCCAAGGGAAGAAAAATATTCGTTAACTGACCAAATAAGAAGAAGTAGTAAAAGTGTCTGCGCAAATCTTGCAGCAGCATATAGAAAAAAGAAATATTCTGCACATTTCACCTCAAAACTGACGGATTGCGACGCGGAAAACTCCGAAACGAGCGTATGGGTGGGTTTTACTCTTGCTTGTGAGTATATCAAACAAACGCAATTTGACAAATTAAATGCTTTAAATAACAAAGTTGGCAGGTTAATGCATCACATCATTAATAACCCAGATAGATATTAA